Proteins found in one Actinokineospora alba genomic segment:
- a CDS encoding gamma-glutamylcyclotransferase family protein: MPLYAAYGSNMDPAQMMQRAPHSPMAGTGWLVGWRLTFGGEDLGWEGALATIVEDPDSQVFVVLYDVTDDEPLLDRWEGSELGLHSKIRLRVQTLEGSVLAWLYVLDAYEGGLPSARYLGVVADAAEAAGAPADYVADLRVRPCDGIGPTNGG; this comes from the coding sequence GTGCCGCTATACGCCGCTTATGGGTCGAACATGGACCCGGCCCAGATGATGCAGCGAGCCCCGCACTCGCCGATGGCGGGGACCGGATGGCTGGTGGGATGGCGGCTGACCTTCGGAGGCGAAGACCTCGGTTGGGAAGGCGCCCTGGCCACCATCGTCGAGGACCCGGACTCGCAGGTGTTCGTCGTGCTCTACGACGTCACCGACGACGAGCCGCTGCTCGACCGGTGGGAGGGCTCTGAACTGGGCCTTCACTCCAAAATCAGGCTGCGGGTGCAGACCCTGGAGGGCTCCGTGCTCGCCTGGCTCTACGTCCTCGACGCCTACGAGGGCGGCCTGCCATCGGCCCGGTACCTCGGGGTGGTCGCCGACGCGGCCGAAGCCGCCGGGGCGCCCGCGGACTACGTCGCCGACCTGCGGGTTCGGCCATGCGACGGAATCGGCCCGACAAACGGCGGCTGA